Below is a genomic region from Hevea brasiliensis isolate MT/VB/25A 57/8 chromosome 3, ASM3005281v1, whole genome shotgun sequence.
AATAAGCCAATCAAAATCTTGGAATTCTTACCTTTTTGTGCTGCCACAGTGTTTACACAGTAAGATTAGAGAAGAAGAACTCAATatgttgtactataattaccctagcacaaaataataataataataataataataataataataataataataataataataataataataataacattttgaaaaaaatattattttctaatttttataataaaaatgtatcacatttatatttattaaaaaaatcaatttttattagattttttatttttatgagtcGATCTATCTATCTAtcagaaattaatttaaatatgttgatattaaattttactaatttgtattaataaaatttattagattATGAAAGAAATTGCCCTTAAATCAATATATTCTAAAAGATCACAGCCTAAAATCTACATACCGAAACTCAGGAGATTTTGCATCTTGTAAGGGTAACTAAAGCatcaaagaagaaaagaaagaaaaatctgaAATTTCCACAGAGATGAACTCACTCAAACTAACAATACCCACCTAACATGTCTCTTTGGGGCTCTGTTGCAGACATAAAAGGCGAACAAGGTACAAATAAAGGTGGGAAAATAAAGATAGGGCTGTCTAACTACCATTTTATGTGTTACTTTAAGTCACACACAGCAGATGggacaacctttttttttttttgttctgagGGTTGGTTTTTGCCATGAAAGCTTTGGTACTACTACCTCAGTATAATGAAAAAACAGTGTCCAGTACCGACAGGGTTCACAGAAGTGACCCATCTCTCTATTGCCTTCATCATCACCTTTCTATGTCAATTAACccaatttttctttatttcttttcattCTACCCTCCTTAATATCATCGATATGtccatttcataaaatatttaatacttcgaGCTGTTGCTTATCATCCAATGTCCCACCAAATGTTCAAAATCTAGCCATACCCTTTACGATTTTGATCCATTCTTTATTCTTCTAAAACGTGTTTATCGGTTTTCTATCTCTGGTCTTAAACTTGCCACATCCCTTTATGCTTACCATGTAAAATTCTTTCTATTTTGCACTCGCAGAGACTTGGTCTAATGATAATAAGTGCAATTCTCAACTTGACAAGATATATATCAAgatatgtatgtgtgtgtgtgtgcgcatTGAAGTTTGGCACTAAATTAAGCTGTTTGTGGGTACCTGCAATTGCCATGGAAATATCATTTTCTTTctgcatttttaatttttatctgcAGAAGAGACATAAGAACCTTATCATAACCTGATCTTTTTCATCTCCGCTTCAACATTTGCACTGGATCATAACCCACCTTTCTCGTCGATCCACTTGTCTTGACAAGAGATAGATTATATACACGTGTTTATCTGTAGACCTTCATGAACTGTTAACTGATACCCAGTTTGAATATCTACATATTCCGCACACGTGTGACTAATTCTGAAGGTAGACAGAGAATACTGAACATGATTTTGTTTATATACTAAGAACCTCCATTGAAAATGAATATGTAGAAGATGGATGGATCTCTTACTATATTTTGAAATTTCACAAGAAGACAATATACTATACACACTTCGtaatttttaattacttttaattgtagttaattagttaattaatcctCATTCAAGAGCAAGTGAATCATTTCATTTAcacaagaaattaattaattatactggACTGAAGATGAAGAGACTAATGGGTGTTCTTAGAATCATCTCATTTGCACGATTAAAAAGATTAACTAATTAGCAGCTAAAGAAAATCTGACTTTCTCATTTGTTCAAGTTATATTTATCGAATTACAGATGAAGATCTAAACTCACATGGTCTTGGACGCTTGGCTTGGACTCGTATCCATATCGCCCCTGCGAGCTAGAGCCACTCACCTGCGAGGGCTTCAACTCTTCGCCTGCAAATAAAGGCAAGGGATGCACAGAACGGTCTCGATGAAGAGTAGCACTACCATGAACGGCTGGGATCCGCCACAAGCCGAGTGGACTCCCATTGATGGGTTGCTGAGAGTAGGAGCCATGGCTACCATAAAACCTAGAATTATTAGGGTGGCTATTCCATGAAGGATAAGACATGGGTGGGTTAGGAGTTGAGCCTATCCTGTAGTTCATCAGCCCATAAATATGAGCATCAGAGAGGCTGTTGTGAACCATGGCCGACTGAAGATGAGCCCTTTTTGCGTGCTGGCGCTCTC
It encodes:
- the LOC110658480 gene encoding zinc finger protein 8, yielding MDKSERETHDFMNVESFSQLPFIRPAPVKEKGIRLFGIEFGGNDTSAAADESASAETNEDSTAKESETSGDNNRRFECHYCCRNFPTSQALGGHQNAHKRERQHAKRAHLQSAMVHNSLSDAHIYGLMNYRIGSTPNPPMSYPSWNSHPNNSRFYGSHGSYSQQPINGSPLGLWRIPAVHGSATLHRDRSVHPLPLFAGEELKPSQVSGSSSQGRYGYESKPSVQDHVSLDLHL